In Micromonospora sp. LH3U1, one genomic interval encodes:
- a CDS encoding aldo/keto reductase has protein sequence MDLVTEMTYRRLGDSGLVVSVVGIGCNNFGRKLDLDGTRAVVDAALDAGITLFDTADIYGEPQGGSEELLGQALKGRRDDVVVATKFGMDMNGLNGPDYGARGARRYIARAVEASLRRLGTDHIDLYQMHEPDPGTPIDETLAALDDLVRDGKVRYLGNSNFTGWQIADADWVASSNGRARFISAQNHYSLLERSVEAEVIPACERFGLGMLPFFPLANGLLTGKYKREGQPPAGSRLSGGGRYAERLAAADWDTIEAIEAYAGERGLTMLQVAIGGLAAQPAVTSVIAGATTPEQVRANAAAGTWEPGDEDLAALRAIL, from the coding sequence GTGGATCTCGTGACTGAGATGACCTATCGCCGGCTGGGCGACTCCGGGCTCGTGGTGTCCGTAGTCGGCATCGGCTGCAACAACTTTGGCCGCAAGCTCGACCTTGACGGCACCCGTGCGGTGGTCGACGCCGCACTGGACGCCGGGATCACCCTCTTCGACACCGCCGACATCTACGGTGAGCCGCAGGGCGGCTCCGAGGAGCTGCTCGGGCAGGCGCTCAAGGGGCGCCGGGACGACGTGGTGGTGGCCACCAAGTTCGGCATGGACATGAACGGCCTCAACGGGCCGGACTACGGCGCGCGTGGTGCGCGGCGCTACATCGCCCGAGCCGTCGAGGCGTCGCTGCGCCGACTCGGCACCGACCACATCGACCTCTACCAGATGCACGAGCCCGACCCGGGCACGCCGATCGACGAAACCCTCGCCGCCCTGGACGACCTGGTCCGCGACGGCAAGGTGCGCTACCTGGGCAACTCCAACTTCACCGGCTGGCAGATCGCCGACGCGGACTGGGTCGCCTCCTCCAACGGACGGGCCCGATTCATCAGCGCCCAGAACCACTACAGTCTGCTGGAGCGCTCGGTGGAGGCCGAGGTGATCCCGGCCTGCGAGCGGTTCGGCCTCGGCATGCTGCCGTTCTTCCCGCTCGCCAACGGCCTGCTCACCGGCAAGTACAAGCGCGAGGGCCAGCCGCCGGCCGGTAGCCGGCTCTCCGGCGGTGGCCGGTACGCCGAGCGGCTCGCCGCAGCCGACTGGGACACCATCGAGGCGATCGAGGCGTACGCGGGCGAGCGGGGGCTGACCATGCTCCAGGTGGCGATCGGCGGGCTGGCCGCCCAGCCGGCGGTGACCTCGGTGATCGCCGGTGCCACCACGCCCGAGCAGGTGCGCGCCAACGCCGCCGCCGGCACCTGGGAACCCGGCGACGAGGACCTGGCGGCGCTGCGCGCCATCCTCTGA
- a CDS encoding ABC-F family ATP-binding cassette domain-containing protein, which produces MGYVDVAGVGHILPDGRELFADVSFRVGEGSKVALVGPNGAGKTTLLRMVAGDLPVRTGVVARAGGLGVMRQFIGMIGDESTLADLALSLAPPSLRAAGRRLGETEAAMRAAEAHGKFSNAAGKSQLAYADALGAWGEAGGYDAEVLFDTVATIVLDQPWDAVRDRPVRTLSGGQQKRFALELLLRGPDEVLLLDEPDNFLDVPGKRWLEARLRESTKSVLYVSHDRELLAQSADRVVAVEGGSAWVHPGGFASWHEARVARHARLDELRRRWDEEHQKLRELVLMYKQKAAYNDGLASRYQAAQTRLRKFEEAGPPPVPPKDQDIRMRLSGGRTGKRAVICEQLELDGLTYPFDLEIWYGDRVAVLGANGTGKSHFLRLLARGGTDPDPANGPVDGAGALAPVTHDGTARLGARVRPGHFSQTHDRPELMSKTLVEILWRGDEHRTGMDRHTAMGVLSRYELAGQGDQRFGTLSGGQQARFLVLLLELSGATLLLLDEPTDNLDLASAEALEAGLTAFEGTVIAVTHDRWFTRSFDRFVLFGSDSEVVETPEPVWDVG; this is translated from the coding sequence GTGGGATACGTGGACGTGGCAGGGGTCGGGCACATTCTTCCCGACGGTCGGGAGCTCTTCGCCGACGTGTCGTTCCGGGTCGGGGAGGGCAGCAAGGTCGCCCTGGTCGGGCCGAACGGCGCGGGAAAGACCACGCTGCTGCGGATGGTCGCCGGCGATCTGCCAGTGCGTACCGGCGTCGTCGCTCGGGCCGGTGGGCTGGGCGTGATGCGCCAGTTCATCGGCATGATCGGCGACGAGTCGACGCTCGCCGACCTGGCGTTGTCGCTGGCCCCGCCGTCGCTGCGCGCCGCGGGACGCCGGCTCGGCGAAACCGAGGCGGCGATGCGGGCGGCCGAGGCCCACGGCAAGTTCAGCAACGCCGCGGGCAAGTCCCAGCTGGCGTACGCCGACGCGCTGGGCGCCTGGGGCGAGGCCGGCGGGTACGACGCCGAGGTGCTCTTCGACACCGTCGCGACCATCGTGCTCGACCAGCCCTGGGACGCCGTGCGGGACCGGCCGGTTCGTACCCTGTCCGGCGGCCAGCAGAAGCGCTTCGCGTTGGAGCTGCTGCTGCGCGGCCCGGACGAGGTGCTGCTGCTCGACGAGCCGGACAACTTCCTCGACGTGCCCGGCAAACGCTGGCTGGAGGCGAGACTGCGGGAGTCGACCAAGTCGGTGCTCTACGTCTCGCACGACCGCGAGCTGCTCGCCCAGTCCGCCGACCGGGTGGTCGCCGTGGAGGGTGGCAGCGCCTGGGTGCACCCGGGTGGTTTCGCGAGCTGGCACGAGGCGCGGGTGGCTCGACACGCCCGCCTCGACGAGCTGCGCCGACGCTGGGACGAGGAGCACCAGAAGCTGCGCGAGCTGGTGCTGATGTACAAGCAGAAGGCCGCGTACAACGACGGGTTGGCCTCGCGCTATCAGGCCGCGCAGACCCGGCTGCGCAAGTTCGAGGAGGCCGGGCCGCCGCCCGTACCCCCGAAGGACCAGGACATCCGGATGCGGCTGAGCGGCGGGCGGACCGGCAAGCGCGCGGTCATCTGCGAGCAGCTGGAGCTCGACGGCCTGACCTACCCCTTCGACCTGGAGATCTGGTACGGCGATCGGGTGGCGGTGCTCGGTGCCAACGGCACCGGCAAGTCGCACTTCCTGCGGCTGCTGGCCCGGGGCGGCACCGATCCCGACCCGGCGAACGGGCCGGTGGACGGGGCGGGCGCGCTCGCCCCGGTGACACACGACGGCACCGCCCGGCTGGGTGCCCGGGTCCGCCCTGGACACTTCTCCCAGACCCACGACCGACCGGAGCTGATGTCGAAGACGCTGGTCGAGATCCTCTGGCGGGGCGACGAGCACCGCACGGGGATGGACCGGCACACGGCGATGGGGGTGCTCAGCCGCTACGAGTTGGCCGGGCAGGGCGACCAGCGCTTCGGCACCCTCTCCGGCGGGCAGCAGGCCCGGTTCCTGGTGCTGCTGCTGGAGCTGTCCGGGGCGACCCTGCTGCTGCTCGACGAGCCCACCGACAACCTCGACCTGGCCAGTGCCGAAGCGCTGGAGGCGGGCCTGACCGCGTTCGAGGGGACCGTGATCGCGGTCACCCACGACCGCTGGTTCACCCGCTCCTTCGACCGGTTCGTGCTGTTCGGAAGCGACAGCGAGGTGGTGGAGACCCCGGAACCGGTCTGGGACGTCGGCTGA
- a CDS encoding class I SAM-dependent methyltransferase, whose amino-acid sequence MTGDHYFTAQPASDAPAREVEFSVADRDYRLASAGGVFSASRLDPGTAVLLRKAELPTADTSGDLLDLGCGFGPISCVLADSAPTSTVWAVDVNARARELTAANAVRIGAADRIRVSAPDDVPADIQFAQLWSNPPIRIGKDGLHDLLLRWMPRLAPDGVGWLVVARHLGGDSLQRWLTEQSWQVERHASQKGFRVLRVTR is encoded by the coding sequence GTGACCGGCGACCACTACTTCACCGCACAACCCGCCAGCGACGCCCCGGCGCGCGAGGTCGAGTTCTCCGTCGCCGACCGCGACTACCGGCTCGCCTCTGCCGGCGGGGTCTTCTCCGCCAGCCGGCTCGACCCGGGCACCGCGGTGCTCCTGCGCAAGGCCGAGCTGCCGACCGCCGACACCAGCGGTGACCTGCTCGACCTCGGCTGCGGGTTCGGGCCGATCAGCTGCGTGCTGGCCGACTCCGCGCCGACCAGCACCGTCTGGGCCGTCGACGTCAACGCCCGCGCCCGCGAGCTGACCGCCGCCAACGCGGTCCGGATCGGCGCCGCCGACCGGATTCGGGTCAGCGCGCCGGACGACGTGCCGGCGGACATCCAGTTCGCCCAGCTCTGGTCCAACCCACCCATCCGGATCGGCAAGGACGGGCTGCACGACCTGCTGCTGCGCTGGATGCCCCGACTCGCACCGGACGGCGTCGGCTGGCTGGTCGTCGCCCGGCACCTCGGCGGCGACTCGCTGCAACGCTGGCTCACCGAGCAGAGCTGGCAGGTCGAGCGGCACGCCAGCCAGAAGGGCTTCCGGGTGCTGCGGGTCACCCGGTAA
- the truA gene encoding tRNA pseudouridine(38-40) synthase TruA, translating into MDERIRLRLDVSYDGTGFSGWAPQPTQRTVAGVLVETLDLVLGAGTATGLTVAGRTDAGVHATGQVCHLDLPVDVWRQHEGRLLRRLARLLPTDMRVRAMTEVPADFDARFSATFRRYQYRVTDATFGAEPLRRHEVLAWPKPLDLAALNAAAAGLVGEHDFAAYCRRKENATTLREVTRLDWRRDPDGILVATVQADAFCQAMVRSLVGAMLVAGDGRRPVEWPGSLLTRQDRSSEVTVAPARGLTLVAVGYPSDPAEYARRADLTRRLRVPIEG; encoded by the coding sequence GTGGACGAGCGGATCCGGCTGCGGCTGGACGTCTCGTACGACGGCACGGGCTTTTCCGGCTGGGCCCCCCAGCCGACCCAGCGCACCGTCGCGGGGGTGCTCGTCGAAACTCTGGACCTGGTCCTCGGCGCCGGCACGGCCACCGGGCTGACGGTGGCCGGGCGAACCGACGCGGGGGTGCACGCCACCGGGCAGGTGTGCCACCTGGACCTGCCCGTCGACGTGTGGCGGCAGCATGAGGGGCGGCTGCTGCGTCGCCTGGCCCGGCTGCTCCCCACCGACATGCGCGTACGGGCGATGACCGAGGTGCCGGCTGACTTCGACGCCCGGTTCTCGGCCACCTTCCGGCGCTACCAATACCGGGTCACCGATGCGACCTTCGGAGCGGAGCCGCTACGCCGGCACGAGGTGCTGGCCTGGCCGAAGCCGCTGGACCTGGCCGCGTTGAACGCCGCGGCGGCCGGCCTGGTCGGTGAGCACGACTTCGCCGCGTACTGCCGGCGCAAGGAGAACGCGACCACGCTGCGCGAGGTGACCCGGCTGGACTGGCGCCGCGACCCGGACGGCATCCTGGTCGCCACCGTGCAGGCCGACGCGTTCTGCCAGGCGATGGTGCGCAGCCTGGTGGGGGCGATGCTGGTGGCCGGGGACGGCCGCCGCCCGGTCGAGTGGCCGGGCAGCCTGCTCACCCGGCAGGATCGGTCCAGCGAGGTGACGGTGGCCCCCGCGCGTGGGCTGACCCTGGTCGCCGTCGGCTACCCGTCCGATCCGGCCGAGTATGCCCGCCGCGCCGACCTCACCCGCCGGCTGCGGGTCCCGATCGAGGGCTGA
- the rplQ gene encoding 50S ribosomal protein L17, whose product MPTPTKGPRLGGSPSHERLMLANLATALFQHGKIKTTETKARRLRPLAEQLITKAKRGDLASRRRVLGVVKDKDVVYALFDQIAPRYSNRPGGYTRIVKTGPRKGDNAPMAIIELVEELQVAEPKANKKTAARKAAQQDKVEALAPAEETPQSAPVDQDSEAPVSASGDTDAAREDSDEATENKA is encoded by the coding sequence ATGCCCACGCCCACCAAGGGCCCCCGCCTCGGCGGCAGCCCCTCGCACGAGCGGCTGATGCTGGCCAACCTGGCCACTGCGCTGTTCCAGCACGGCAAGATCAAGACCACCGAGACGAAGGCCCGGCGGCTGCGTCCGCTCGCCGAGCAGCTCATCACCAAGGCCAAGCGCGGTGACCTCGCCTCGCGTCGGCGGGTGCTGGGTGTCGTCAAGGACAAGGACGTGGTCTACGCCCTGTTCGACCAGATCGCGCCGCGATACTCCAACCGCCCCGGCGGTTACACCCGGATCGTGAAGACCGGTCCGCGCAAGGGTGACAACGCGCCGATGGCCATCATCGAGCTGGTGGAGGAGCTTCAGGTCGCCGAGCCGAAGGCGAACAAGAAGACCGCCGCCCGCAAGGCCGCGCAGCAGGACAAGGTCGAGGCGCTCGCCCCGGCCGAGGAGACCCCGCAGTCGGCCCCGGTCGACCAGGACTCCGAGGCGCCGGTGTCGGCGTCCGGTGACACCGACGCCGCCCGCGAGGACAGCGACGAGGCCACCGAGAACAAGGCCTGA
- a CDS encoding DNA-directed RNA polymerase subunit alpha, producing MLISQRPSLSEESINETRSRFAIEPLEPGFGYTLGNSLRRTLLSSIPGAAVTSIKIDGVLHEFTTIPGVKEDVVELVMNIKELCVSSEHDEPVSMYLRKQGPGDVTAGDIQPPAGVSVHNPDLKLATLNGKGRLDMELTVERGRGYVTAAQNKQSGAEIGRIPVDSIYSPVLKVTYRVEATRVEQRTDFDRLIIDVETKPSMGPRTALASAGSTLVELFGLARELDETAEGIDIGPSPQDAQLAADLALPIEELDLTVRSYNCLKREGINSVGELIGRTEADLLDIRNFGQKSIDEVKMKLAGMGLGLKDSAPNFDPAHVVDTFGEADYDTDDYRETEQL from the coding sequence ATGCTCATCAGCCAGCGACCCTCCCTCTCCGAGGAGTCGATCAACGAGACCCGGTCGCGGTTCGCCATCGAGCCGCTGGAGCCGGGCTTCGGCTACACCCTGGGTAACTCGCTGCGGCGTACGCTGCTGTCGTCGATCCCGGGCGCGGCCGTCACCTCGATCAAGATCGACGGCGTGCTGCACGAGTTCACCACGATCCCCGGTGTCAAGGAGGACGTGGTCGAGCTCGTCATGAACATCAAGGAGCTGTGCGTCAGCTCCGAGCACGACGAGCCGGTCAGCATGTACCTGCGTAAGCAGGGTCCGGGCGACGTGACCGCGGGCGACATCCAGCCCCCGGCCGGCGTTTCGGTGCACAACCCGGATCTCAAGCTCGCCACCCTGAACGGCAAGGGCCGGCTCGACATGGAGCTGACCGTCGAGCGGGGCCGGGGCTACGTGACGGCTGCGCAGAACAAGCAGTCCGGCGCGGAGATCGGCCGGATCCCGGTCGACTCGATCTACTCGCCGGTGCTGAAGGTGACCTACCGCGTCGAGGCGACCCGTGTCGAGCAGCGCACCGACTTCGACCGGCTGATCATCGATGTCGAGACCAAGCCGTCGATGGGTCCGCGTACCGCGCTGGCCTCCGCGGGTTCGACGCTGGTGGAGCTGTTCGGGCTGGCCCGGGAGCTGGACGAGACCGCCGAGGGCATCGACATCGGGCCGTCCCCGCAGGACGCCCAGCTGGCAGCGGACCTCGCTCTGCCGATCGAGGAGCTGGACCTCACCGTCCGCTCCTACAACTGCCTCAAGCGCGAGGGCATCAACTCCGTTGGTGAGCTCATCGGGCGTACCGAGGCCGACCTCCTCGACATCCGCAACTTCGGTCAGAAGTCGATCGACGAGGTCAAGATGAAGCTCGCCGGGATGGGTCTCGGGCTGAAGGACTCGGCTCCGAACTTCGACCCGGCGCATGTCGTGGACACCTTCGGCGAGGCCGACTACGACACCGACGACTACCGCGAGACCGAGCAGCTCTAG
- the rpsD gene encoding 30S ribosomal protein S4 — MARYTGADCRRCRREKMKLFLKGSKCDGPKCPFESRPFPPGQHGRGRTKETEYLLQLREKQKARRVYGVLEKQFRGYYEEAVGKQAKTGEVLLQILESRLDNVVYRAGYAHSRDMARQLVKHGHFTVNGKKVDIPSYRVKEHDIIEVRGKSKELTPFVVAQAQAGSRTVPAWLEAIPSQMKVLVHSLPARQVIDTQVQEQLIVELYSK, encoded by the coding sequence ATGGCTCGTTACACCGGTGCTGACTGCCGCCGTTGCCGGCGGGAGAAGATGAAGCTGTTCCTCAAGGGCAGCAAGTGCGATGGTCCGAAGTGCCCGTTCGAGTCCCGGCCGTTCCCGCCCGGGCAGCACGGCCGCGGCCGCACCAAGGAGACGGAGTACCTGCTCCAGCTCCGCGAGAAGCAGAAGGCTCGCCGTGTCTACGGCGTGCTGGAGAAGCAGTTCCGCGGTTACTACGAGGAAGCCGTTGGCAAGCAGGCCAAGACCGGTGAGGTCCTCCTGCAGATCCTCGAGTCGCGGCTGGACAACGTCGTTTACCGGGCCGGCTACGCCCACTCGCGGGACATGGCCCGCCAGTTGGTCAAGCACGGTCACTTCACGGTGAACGGCAAGAAGGTCGACATCCCGTCGTACCGCGTCAAGGAGCACGACATCATCGAGGTTCGGGGCAAGAGCAAGGAGCTCACTCCGTTCGTCGTCGCGCAGGCTCAGGCCGGCTCGAGGACGGTTCCGGCGTGGCTTGAGGCCATCCCGAGCCAGATGAAGGTTCTCGTGCACTCCCTCCCGGCCCGGCAGGTCATCGACACGCAGGTCCAGGAACAGCTGATCGTCGAGCTCTACTCCAAGTAG
- the rpsK gene encoding 30S ribosomal protein S11: protein MPPKARAGAAVKKVRRKERKNVAHGQAHIKSTFNNTIVSITDPTGAVISWASAGQVGFKGSRKSTPFAAQLAAEAAARRAMEHGMRKVDVFVKGPGSGRETAIRSLQAVGLEVGQISDVTPQPHNGCRPPKRRRV from the coding sequence ATGCCACCGAAGGCTCGTGCCGGAGCCGCTGTCAAGAAGGTCCGGCGCAAGGAACGCAAGAACGTCGCCCACGGGCAGGCGCACATCAAGAGCACGTTCAACAACACCATCGTGTCCATCACGGACCCGACCGGTGCGGTCATCTCCTGGGCCTCCGCTGGCCAGGTGGGCTTCAAGGGCTCCCGCAAGTCGACTCCGTTCGCCGCGCAGCTGGCCGCCGAGGCTGCCGCGCGTCGCGCCATGGAGCACGGCATGCGCAAGGTCGACGTGTTCGTCAAGGGCCCCGGCTCCGGCCGGGAAACCGCCATCCGTTCGCTGCAGGCAGTGGGCCTCGAGGTCGGGCAGATCTCCGACGTCACCCCGCAGCCGCACAACGGGTGTCGTCCGCCGAAGCGTCGCCGGGTCTGA
- the rpsM gene encoding 30S ribosomal protein S13: MARLVGVDLPREKRLEIALTYIFGVGRTRALETLAATGISPDKRARDLTDEELVQLRDHIEGNYKVEGDLRREVAADIRRKVEIGCYAGIRHRRGLPVRGQRTKTNARTRKGPKRTVAGKKKPGKK; encoded by the coding sequence ATGGCACGTCTAGTCGGCGTGGATCTCCCCCGCGAAAAGCGGTTGGAGATCGCGCTCACCTACATCTTCGGGGTCGGTCGCACCCGCGCCCTGGAGACACTCGCCGCCACCGGCATCTCGCCGGACAAGCGCGCTCGGGACCTCACGGACGAGGAGCTCGTGCAGCTCCGCGACCACATCGAGGGCAACTACAAGGTTGAAGGCGACCTGCGCCGCGAGGTCGCCGCTGACATCCGCCGCAAGGTTGAGATCGGCTGCTACGCCGGCATCCGGCACCGCCGGGGCCTGCCCGTGCGTGGCCAGCGGACCAAGACCAATGCACGGACCCGCAAGGGCCCGAAGCGGACCGTCGCCGGCAAGAAGAAGCCCGGCAAGAAGTAG
- the rpmJ gene encoding 50S ribosomal protein L36 has translation MKVKPSVKRICQKCRVIRRHGRVMVICSDPRHKQRQG, from the coding sequence GTGAAGGTCAAGCCGAGCGTCAAGAGGATCTGCCAGAAGTGCCGGGTTATCCGCCGGCACGGCCGGGTCATGGTCATCTGCAGCGACCCGCGCCACAAGCAGCGCCAGGGCTGA
- the infA gene encoding translation initiation factor IF-1 — MPKKDGAIEIEGRVIEPLPNAMFRVELANGHKVLAHISGKMRQHYIRILPEDRVVVELSPYDLTRGRIVYRYK, encoded by the coding sequence ATGCCGAAAAAAGACGGAGCCATTGAGATCGAGGGTCGGGTCATCGAGCCCCTGCCGAACGCTATGTTCCGGGTGGAGCTCGCGAACGGCCACAAGGTGTTGGCTCACATCAGCGGCAAGATGCGGCAGCACTACATCCGCATCCTTCCGGAGGACCGGGTCGTCGTCGAACTCTCGCCGTACGACCTGACCCGCGGGCGCATCGTCTACCGCTACAAGTAG
- a CDS encoding DUF1707 SHOCT-like domain-containing protein — MDGQDGMRAADADRAAVADRLRVALNEGRLDLHEYDERLQRAYAARTYAELEALLTDLPPVTPSQSSVLAPASGTATTVSPLGGQPDQAPAGGVTARWLGEVWFPYLRVIAIVVTIWAVTSLLSQQPLYFWPAWVAGPWGAVLVIRTVTGLTGGEPRRQAIERERRRQRKRAKRERQRELRAGESDERDDPQPAG; from the coding sequence ATGGACGGGCAGGACGGAATGCGAGCCGCGGACGCGGACCGTGCGGCGGTGGCCGACCGGTTGCGGGTCGCCCTCAACGAGGGTCGATTGGACCTGCACGAGTACGACGAGCGGTTGCAGCGGGCCTACGCGGCGCGCACGTACGCCGAGCTGGAGGCTCTGCTCACAGATCTGCCGCCGGTGACGCCGTCGCAGTCGTCGGTCCTGGCACCGGCCTCGGGCACCGCGACGACTGTCAGCCCTCTGGGCGGCCAGCCCGATCAGGCGCCGGCCGGTGGCGTCACCGCCCGCTGGTTGGGTGAGGTGTGGTTCCCGTACCTGAGGGTGATCGCCATCGTGGTGACCATCTGGGCGGTGACGTCGCTGCTCAGCCAGCAGCCGCTCTACTTCTGGCCGGCCTGGGTGGCGGGGCCCTGGGGCGCGGTGCTGGTGATCCGTACGGTCACGGGGTTGACCGGGGGAGAGCCCCGGCGCCAGGCGATCGAGCGGGAGCGTCGGCGGCAGCGCAAGCGGGCGAAGCGGGAACGTCAGCGGGAGCTGCGTGCCGGTGAATCGGATGAACGGGACGACCCACAGCCTGCTGGCTGA
- the map gene encoding type I methionyl aminopeptidase has protein sequence MRRPQLDIQLKTPDQIEKMRAAGLVVAEALRRMREAVAPGVSTADLDAIAESTIREAGGVPSFKGYHGFPASICSSVNEQVVHAIPSPEQVLQAGDLISIDCGAVLDGWHGDSAITVGVGDVDPALLKMAEVAEDAMWAGIAAAARGAASGKGRLTDISHAVETAVRKGGRYGIVDGYGGHGIGTEMHQDPHVLNHGRPGKGPRLVPGMALAIEPMITMASPRTAELADGWTVVTRDGSMAAHVEHSMALLPDGVWVLTAFDGGRARLGNLVTARQPAASTTP, from the coding sequence ATGCGTCGTCCCCAGCTGGACATCCAGCTGAAGACCCCTGACCAGATCGAGAAGATGCGGGCCGCCGGGCTGGTGGTGGCCGAGGCGCTTCGCCGGATGCGGGAGGCTGTCGCCCCCGGTGTGAGCACTGCCGATCTGGACGCCATCGCCGAGTCGACCATCCGCGAGGCGGGTGGCGTTCCGTCGTTCAAGGGCTATCACGGTTTCCCGGCGTCGATCTGCTCCTCGGTCAACGAGCAGGTCGTGCATGCCATCCCGTCGCCGGAGCAGGTGCTCCAGGCCGGTGATCTGATCTCCATCGACTGTGGTGCGGTGCTGGACGGGTGGCACGGCGACTCCGCGATCACCGTCGGGGTCGGCGACGTCGACCCGGCGCTGCTGAAGATGGCCGAGGTCGCCGAAGACGCGATGTGGGCTGGCATCGCCGCGGCAGCGCGGGGCGCGGCCAGCGGCAAGGGCCGACTCACCGACATCTCGCACGCGGTGGAGACCGCCGTCCGCAAGGGCGGCCGGTACGGCATCGTCGACGGCTACGGCGGGCACGGCATCGGCACCGAGATGCACCAGGACCCGCACGTGCTCAACCATGGTCGGCCGGGCAAGGGGCCCCGACTGGTCCCCGGCATGGCGTTGGCCATCGAGCCGATGATCACGATGGCGTCGCCGCGTACGGCCGAGTTGGCCGACGGGTGGACGGTGGTCACCCGGGACGGTTCGATGGCGGCGCACGTCGAGCACTCGATGGCTCTGCTGCCGGACGGGGTCTGGGTGCTCACCGCGTTCGACGGAGGCCGAGCCCGCCTGGGCAACCTGGTAACCGCCCGCCAACCCGCCGCCTCAACAACCCCCTAA
- a CDS encoding adenylate kinase, which yields MRLVLVGPPGAGKGTQAEFIAAHLSVPKISTGDIFRSNVTQGTPLGVEAKRYMDAGELVPDEVTINMVRDRLAEPDASEGFLLDGFPRTTPQAAALDKLLADLGTALDLVLELVVDDDEVIRRLSGRRTCRGCGKIWHVEFDATTRSGICDRCGAELFQRDDDKPETIATRLREYSEKTAPLVDYYGAQGKLVGIDATGPVEDVTSRAIDALRSYGG from the coding sequence ATGAGACTCGTTCTGGTTGGGCCACCGGGTGCGGGCAAGGGCACGCAGGCCGAGTTCATCGCCGCACACCTGTCGGTGCCCAAGATTTCGACCGGAGACATCTTCCGGTCGAACGTCACCCAGGGCACGCCGCTCGGTGTCGAGGCGAAGCGGTACATGGACGCTGGCGAGCTGGTTCCGGACGAGGTCACCATCAACATGGTCCGGGACCGGCTGGCCGAGCCCGACGCCAGCGAGGGTTTTCTGCTCGACGGCTTCCCGCGGACCACTCCGCAGGCTGCCGCCCTGGACAAGCTCCTCGCCGATCTGGGCACCGCCCTGGATCTGGTCCTGGAGCTGGTGGTCGACGACGACGAGGTGATCCGGCGTCTGTCCGGTCGGCGTACCTGCCGGGGCTGCGGCAAGATCTGGCACGTCGAGTTCGACGCCACCACCCGGTCCGGCATCTGTGACCGGTGCGGCGCCGAGCTGTTCCAGCGCGACGACGACAAGCCGGAGACGATCGCCACCCGGCTTCGCGAATACAGCGAGAAGACCGCACCCCTGGTCGACTACTACGGCGCTCAGGGCAAGCTGGTTGGGATCGACGCCACCGGCCCGGTGGAGGACGTCACCAGCCGGGCCATCGATGCGCTGCGGTCGTACGGCGGCTGA